In Rhodoferax koreense, a genomic segment contains:
- a CDS encoding enoyl-CoA hydratase/isomerase family protein, with translation MSYVNIENHGPVRHVILNRPERLNAISGALMDDLHAALRLAQAEEAVQVIVLSGNGRAFCAGDDLKEFGDQTRDADAIVQHIDRIQQITRDLMFGAKPVIGAVHGYAVGGGFEWLLNCDMVVAADDLVCFFPEMDWGQFVTGGVTHLLPQVVGYQKAMELWLLGERQSAADLKALGIVNWVVPKQQMLAKALEVGAKVATKSTFSVGRLKRLLTTQLNPQLPAALELEKDATIAAFGRPEAAERVRKFGQK, from the coding sequence ATGAGCTACGTCAACATCGAAAACCACGGCCCGGTGCGCCACGTCATCCTGAACCGGCCCGAGCGGCTCAACGCCATCAGCGGCGCACTCATGGACGACCTGCATGCGGCGCTGCGCCTCGCGCAAGCCGAAGAAGCCGTTCAGGTGATCGTGCTCAGCGGCAACGGCCGCGCCTTCTGCGCGGGCGACGACCTGAAGGAATTCGGCGACCAGACCAGGGACGCCGACGCCATCGTGCAACACATCGACCGCATCCAGCAGATCACGCGCGACCTGATGTTCGGCGCCAAGCCGGTGATCGGCGCGGTGCACGGCTACGCCGTGGGCGGCGGCTTCGAGTGGCTGCTGAACTGCGACATGGTGGTGGCCGCCGACGACCTGGTGTGCTTCTTCCCCGAGATGGACTGGGGCCAGTTCGTCACCGGCGGCGTGACCCATCTGCTGCCGCAAGTCGTGGGCTACCAGAAGGCCATGGAATTGTGGCTGCTCGGCGAGCGGCAGAGCGCGGCGGACCTGAAGGCGCTGGGCATCGTCAACTGGGTCGTGCCGAAGCAGCAGATGCTGGCCAAGGCGCTGGAAGTGGGGGCCAAGGTCGCCACCAAATCGACCTTCAGCGTGGGGCGGCTCAAGCGCTTGTTGACCACCCAGCTAAACCCGCAACTCCCGGCCGCGCTGGAGCTCGAAAAAGACGCCACCATCGCCGCCTTCGGCAGGCCCGAAGCCGCCGAACGCGTGCGCAAGTTCGGCCAGAAATAA
- a CDS encoding efflux RND transporter periplasmic adaptor subunit, with translation MKHLSQSLAATLAALATASALAADTLPCLIEPAQKLSIRSTVTAQIVDVPVDRGSVIRKGQPLVTLDASVEKAALDGARYRAVMQGAVTAADARLAHLKEKLRRREELVKEKFVSSQDRDDTLAESRVAEADLLEARDNRELAKLEVQRLAAELGRRSINSPVNGVVTDRLQHPGEMAQAGESAGAILKLAQTDPARVEVVLPVAMYGRVKAGDLADIKPEAPFAGLYKATVRVVDTVVDSASGTFGVRLELPNPSGKIPLGVRCSASFGPAPG, from the coding sequence ATGAAACACCTCAGTCAATCCCTGGCGGCAACGCTTGCCGCACTTGCCACGGCTTCGGCTCTCGCCGCCGACACCCTGCCCTGCCTCATCGAGCCCGCGCAGAAGCTGTCGATCCGCAGCACCGTCACCGCGCAGATCGTCGACGTGCCGGTGGACCGCGGCAGCGTCATCCGCAAGGGTCAGCCCCTGGTGACCCTCGACGCTTCGGTGGAAAAGGCCGCGCTCGACGGCGCGCGTTACCGGGCCGTGATGCAGGGCGCGGTGACCGCCGCCGATGCGCGCCTGGCCCACCTCAAGGAAAAGCTGCGCCGCCGCGAAGAACTGGTGAAGGAGAAATTCGTCTCGAGCCAGGACCGCGACGACACGCTGGCCGAGTCGCGCGTGGCCGAGGCCGACCTGCTCGAGGCCCGTGACAACCGCGAACTGGCCAAGCTGGAAGTGCAGCGGCTCGCAGCCGAACTCGGCCGGCGCAGCATCAACAGCCCCGTCAACGGCGTGGTCACCGACCGCCTGCAACACCCGGGTGAAATGGCCCAGGCCGGCGAAAGTGCAGGCGCGATCCTGAAGCTCGCGCAGACCGACCCGGCGCGTGTCGAAGTGGTGCTGCCGGTGGCGATGTACGGCCGCGTGAAGGCCGGCGACCTGGCCGACATCAAGCCCGAAGCACCGTTCGCAGGCCTTTACAAGGCCACGGTGCGGGTGGTGGACACGGTGGTCGACTCGGCCAGCGGCACCTTCGGCGTGCGGCTGGAGCTGCCGAACCCAAGCGGCAAGATACCGCTGGGCGTGCGCTGCAGCGCGTCCTTCGGCCCGGCACCGGGCTGA
- a CDS encoding PqqD family peptide modification chaperone yields MSVALLSEQWHRVAGLRPRLVPHARVHRHVTHGAVWHVLEDVGGARQHRLNAQAYRVLRLLDGRHSLDQIWQRISREISDDTPSQDDVLQLVGQLNAQDLLVVDATPDAAELLVRHERQQRQKRRQSVGNPMSIKIPLWDPDSFLRRLLAVTPAIPAALVWAAWLGVVGTALALVPAHWPDLSRNFGEQMLAANNLLLAALVYPLLKLAHELAHGAAVIRRGGEVHEMGVMLLMFYPSPYVDASASNAFPSRWARMRVAAAGMVVELWIAALAFFLWMAIEPGFWRSVLYNLMVLGSVSTVLFNGNPLLRFDGYFMLADAIGVPNLSQRATAFWQFLLRRFVLGARGAKMPPASRYELGWLAAYAPLALVYRLTVSFGIAWFVAQQYFFVGVLLAAWSLATSVVWPLGKGLFSLWSSPQFAARPWRAWGAVIGGVALLLGLLLALPLPRHVRVQGIAWLPEEAILRARADGFVQTIAAHEGAAVQPGDMVVATHNADLVAKVAEQTGRLALAQARLDAAWVSQPAVAARMQEEVNAEEAALVRAQADVADLQLRAGVPGTVRLEQAQDLPGRYVKRGDMLGYVIGASVPLVRVALTQAEAELDLADLRGIEVRMAGAVEKTYTGRLARSTPQASHNLPSAALGATGGGKFAVDPRDETGATAMETAFQFDIETPDTPTLGAIGTRAYVALEQSPEAIGWRWWRHARRLFLAHLNI; encoded by the coding sequence ATGAGCGTTGCGCTGCTGTCCGAACAATGGCACCGCGTGGCCGGCCTGCGCCCACGCTTGGTTCCGCATGCCAGGGTGCACCGCCATGTGACCCATGGCGCGGTCTGGCACGTGCTCGAAGACGTGGGCGGCGCGCGCCAGCACCGGCTGAATGCGCAGGCCTACCGCGTGTTGCGCCTGCTCGACGGCCGGCATTCACTCGATCAGATCTGGCAACGCATCAGCCGCGAGATCAGCGACGACACGCCGAGCCAGGACGACGTGTTGCAACTCGTCGGCCAGCTCAATGCGCAGGACCTTCTGGTCGTCGATGCCACGCCCGACGCGGCCGAACTGCTGGTGCGCCACGAACGCCAGCAACGGCAGAAGCGGCGCCAGTCGGTCGGCAATCCGATGTCGATCAAGATTCCGCTGTGGGACCCTGACAGCTTTTTGCGCCGCCTGCTCGCCGTCACACCCGCCATACCCGCGGCGCTGGTCTGGGCGGCCTGGCTGGGTGTGGTCGGTACGGCGCTGGCGCTGGTACCGGCGCACTGGCCGGACCTGAGCCGCAACTTCGGCGAACAGATGCTGGCTGCCAACAACCTGCTGCTCGCCGCGCTGGTGTATCCACTGCTCAAGCTCGCCCACGAACTGGCGCACGGCGCGGCCGTCATCCGACGCGGCGGCGAGGTACACGAGATGGGTGTGATGCTGCTGATGTTCTACCCTTCGCCCTACGTCGATGCCTCGGCTTCGAACGCGTTTCCCAGCCGCTGGGCGCGCATGCGCGTGGCGGCGGCCGGCATGGTCGTCGAGTTGTGGATCGCTGCGCTGGCCTTCTTCTTATGGATGGCCATCGAACCCGGCTTCTGGCGCTCGGTGCTGTACAACCTGATGGTGCTTGGCAGCGTGAGCACCGTGCTGTTCAACGGCAATCCTTTGCTGCGTTTCGACGGTTATTTCATGCTGGCCGATGCCATCGGCGTGCCGAATCTCTCACAACGCGCGACGGCGTTCTGGCAGTTCCTGCTGCGCCGCTTCGTACTCGGCGCGCGCGGCGCGAAGATGCCGCCGGCCAGCCGCTACGAACTCGGCTGGCTCGCCGCCTATGCGCCGCTGGCGCTGGTGTACCGGCTCACGGTGAGCTTCGGTATCGCCTGGTTCGTGGCGCAGCAATACTTCTTCGTCGGTGTGCTGCTCGCGGCTTGGTCGCTCGCCACCAGCGTGGTCTGGCCACTTGGCAAGGGCTTGTTCAGCCTGTGGTCGTCGCCACAGTTCGCCGCCCGGCCCTGGCGCGCCTGGGGCGCGGTGATAGGTGGCGTGGCCCTGCTGCTCGGCCTGCTGCTGGCCCTGCCGCTGCCGCGCCACGTGCGGGTGCAGGGCATCGCCTGGTTGCCCGAGGAGGCGATCCTGCGCGCGCGCGCCGACGGCTTCGTGCAGACCATCGCCGCACACGAAGGCGCTGCCGTGCAGCCCGGCGACATGGTGGTGGCCACCCACAACGCGGATCTTGTCGCCAAGGTTGCCGAGCAGACCGGCCGCCTGGCGCTGGCCCAGGCCCGACTCGACGCGGCCTGGGTCAGCCAGCCGGCCGTGGCCGCGCGCATGCAGGAGGAAGTGAATGCCGAGGAAGCCGCGCTGGTCCGCGCCCAGGCCGACGTGGCCGATCTGCAATTGCGCGCCGGCGTGCCCGGCACCGTGCGGCTGGAGCAGGCGCAGGACCTGCCGGGCCGCTACGTCAAACGCGGCGACATGCTGGGTTACGTGATCGGCGCCTCGGTGCCGCTGGTGCGGGTGGCACTCACGCAGGCCGAGGCCGAACTCGACCTGGCCGACCTGCGCGGCATCGAGGTCCGCATGGCTGGCGCCGTCGAAAAGACCTACACCGGCCGCCTCGCGCGCAGCACGCCGCAGGCCAGCCACAACCTGCCGAGCGCGGCACTCGGTGCCACGGGCGGCGGCAAGTTCGCCGTCGATCCGCGCGACGAGACCGGCGCCACGGCGATGGAGACGGCGTTCCAGTTCGACATCGAAACCCCGGACACACCCACGCTGGGCGCCATCGGCACCCGTGCCTATGTGGCACTCGAGCAGTCGCCGGAGGCCATCGGCTGGCGCTGGTGGCGGCATGCACGACGGCTTTTCCTCGCTCACCTCAATATCTGA
- a CDS encoding HAD family hydrolase, giving the protein MQIKAITFDYFGTLVDVDRGGIRGMQAVLDATGIDTPRTAAELYLDWDVINVQTYRGGKFRRYREVSTIALAHCLERLEPGVTRRVDIDQLADMLLGHLVEDSPPHTDAVAALEWMSKTYPLMPITNMDSDLWQRSALVDYFEHVTTAEMARAYKPSEAIFKLAIDRLAVAPENILHCSLASWADIDGAKPLGMNVAWINRGGESLGPWQPRPDFEFPTLAGVQAVLSPS; this is encoded by the coding sequence ATGCAGATCAAGGCCATCACCTTCGACTACTTCGGCACGCTGGTGGACGTAGACCGGGGCGGCATCCGCGGCATGCAGGCCGTGCTCGACGCGACGGGCATTGACACGCCACGCACGGCCGCCGAGCTCTACCTCGACTGGGACGTGATCAACGTACAGACCTACCGCGGCGGCAAGTTCCGCCGCTACCGCGAGGTGAGCACCATCGCGCTCGCGCACTGCCTCGAAAGACTCGAACCCGGCGTGACGCGGCGTGTCGACATCGACCAGCTCGCCGACATGCTCCTCGGCCATCTGGTCGAGGATTCGCCACCACACACCGACGCGGTGGCCGCGCTCGAATGGATGTCAAAGACTTATCCACTGATGCCGATCACCAACATGGACAGCGACCTCTGGCAGCGCAGCGCCCTCGTCGATTATTTCGAACACGTGACCACGGCCGAAATGGCGCGCGCTTACAAACCGTCGGAGGCCATCTTCAAACTCGCCATCGACCGCCTGGCCGTGGCGCCGGAAAACATCCTGCACTGCTCGCTGGCATCCTGGGCCGACATCGACGGCGCCAAGCCGCTGGGCATGAACGTGGCCTGGATCAACCGCGGCGGCGAGAGCCTGGGCCCTTGGCAACCGCGCCCTGACTTCGAATTCCCGACGCTGGCCGGCGTGCAAGCCGTGCTCTCGCCCAGCTGA
- a CDS encoding branched-chain amino acid ABC transporter substrate-binding protein, protein MRKTSSNIAIALLALASSAVMAQDVVVKIGHAGPLSGPQATSGKDNERGVALAVAELNASDFKVAGKRVKFELLSEDDQADPRAGVTVAQKLVDQKVAFVLGHYNSGVSIPASRIYNDAGIAMISGASSNPKLTQQGFKTVFRLAANDNVMGAAIARYAADHGVKSVAVVDDRTAYGQGVVDVFLKTATELKLKVVGHEFGTDKSTDFTAVLTKLRGEKPDAIFYGGYYAQAGIMARQMKQLGLDAMLMGGDGICSNDVLTLGATVLEGKFICAQGGSPLASQPGGAEFTQKFRKAYGADIDVYAPAFYVATLAAAKAMQDAGSTDPKQITAALAKVDYDSLLGKVKFDATGEWINPPVTVYNVLGGKLVPLAK, encoded by the coding sequence ATGCGCAAAACTTCATCGAATATCGCCATTGCCCTGCTGGCGCTCGCTTCCTCCGCCGTCATGGCCCAGGACGTCGTCGTCAAGATCGGCCATGCCGGCCCGCTCAGCGGCCCGCAGGCCACCAGCGGCAAGGACAACGAACGCGGCGTGGCGCTGGCCGTGGCCGAACTCAACGCCTCCGACTTCAAGGTGGCCGGCAAACGCGTGAAGTTCGAACTGCTGTCCGAGGACGACCAGGCCGATCCGCGCGCCGGGGTGACCGTGGCGCAGAAGCTGGTGGACCAGAAGGTGGCCTTCGTGCTGGGCCACTACAACTCGGGCGTGTCGATCCCGGCCTCGCGCATCTACAACGACGCCGGCATCGCCATGATCAGCGGAGCCTCCTCGAATCCCAAGCTCACGCAGCAAGGCTTCAAGACGGTGTTCCGCCTCGCCGCGAACGACAACGTGATGGGCGCGGCCATCGCGCGTTATGCGGCAGATCACGGCGTGAAATCGGTGGCCGTGGTGGACGATCGCACGGCTTACGGCCAGGGCGTGGTCGATGTATTCCTGAAGACCGCGACCGAACTCAAGCTCAAGGTGGTGGGCCATGAGTTCGGCACCGACAAGTCCACCGATTTCACCGCAGTGTTGACCAAGCTGCGCGGCGAGAAGCCGGACGCGATCTTCTACGGCGGCTACTACGCACAGGCCGGCATCATGGCGCGCCAGATGAAACAGCTCGGCCTCGACGCGATGCTGATGGGTGGCGACGGCATCTGTTCGAATGACGTCCTGACGCTCGGCGCCACCGTGCTCGAAGGCAAGTTCATCTGCGCCCAGGGAGGCTCGCCACTGGCCTCGCAGCCCGGTGGCGCCGAATTCACCCAGAAGTTCCGGAAAGCCTATGGCGCCGACATCGACGTGTACGCCCCGGCCTTCTATGTGGCCACACTGGCCGCCGCCAAAGCCATGCAGGACGCGGGCAGCACCGATCCGAAACAGATCACGGCCGCGCTGGCCAAGGTGGACTACGACAGCCTGCTCGGCAAGGTGAAGTTCGACGCCACCGGCGAATGGATCAACCCGCCGGTCACGGTCTACAACGTGCTCGGCGGCAAACTCGTACCACTCGCGAAGTAG
- a CDS encoding thioesterase family protein: MSTSEPLLQSGAQVAIDQTVTPGDLASEYAVTSGENYPSVLATPAMLALLERACAQLLQPLLKPDQLSVGAAVEITHTAPTAVGETVRAEARFSHLDGRLYWFDVTVRDAAGLIGQGRHARAIVSQTMVSVRAETRRAAPPVPAPATF; encoded by the coding sequence ATGAGCACCTCAGAACCCCTTCTCCAATCCGGCGCGCAAGTCGCCATCGACCAGACCGTGACGCCTGGCGACCTGGCCTCGGAGTACGCGGTCACCTCGGGTGAGAACTACCCTAGCGTTCTCGCCACGCCGGCCATGCTGGCGCTGCTCGAACGCGCCTGCGCTCAGTTGCTGCAGCCGCTGCTGAAGCCGGACCAGCTCAGCGTCGGTGCCGCGGTCGAGATCACCCACACCGCCCCCACCGCCGTCGGCGAAACCGTGCGCGCCGAGGCGCGCTTCTCCCATCTCGACGGCCGGCTCTACTGGTTCGACGTGACGGTGCGCGACGCTGCCGGCCTCATCGGCCAGGGACGGCATGCACGCGCCATCGTCAGCCAGACCATGGTTTCGGTGAGGGCCGAGACCCGCCGCGCCGCGCCGCCCGTTCCAGCCCCCGCCACCTTCTGA
- a CDS encoding phenylacetate--CoA ligase family protein, which translates to MPTSNDTFFDPEFETLAPADIRRAQEERWAQQWRYLGEHSVFYQRLFGERFSRTPNLDDLQDLPFTEKDHLRISQEASYPMGEYVACTEADVARLHRTSGTTGRPLILANSRRDALDVAHVGARSMWAAGLRPTDRAVHCLNYCMWTGGFTDHTILEATGAAVLPYGTGQTRQLVTSIRELKITAISCTPSYPALLEEVLREHFPGLQPRDLGLKLGLFGGEAGLDNPDFRAQMEDKWGFKVRNANFGLSEVLSIIGGQTDWTNDLLFHGADVVFVEIIDPVTLQRLPIAEGVTGELVCTHLRKQCQPLVRYRTRDVVTITGVAPGPDGRTAPRFRVSGRTDDMFNVRGINVFPSAVRAGIEAHPDLSSGQFRILLDGPGPYDRVDVRAEAALGLPPEAWPDAARALEQAVRERIGATALVQIVPFQYFPRTDGKTQWVEQVKKETKP; encoded by the coding sequence ATGCCAACCAGCAACGACACCTTCTTCGACCCCGAATTCGAAACTCTCGCTCCTGCCGACATCCGCCGCGCGCAGGAAGAACGCTGGGCGCAGCAATGGCGCTACCTCGGCGAACACTCTGTTTTCTACCAGCGCCTGTTCGGCGAACGTTTTTCCAGGACGCCGAACCTGGACGACCTGCAGGACCTGCCCTTCACCGAAAAAGACCACCTGCGCATCAGCCAGGAAGCCTCCTATCCCATGGGCGAATACGTGGCCTGCACCGAGGCCGACGTGGCCCGGCTGCACCGCACCTCGGGCACCACCGGCCGGCCGTTGATCCTGGCCAATTCACGCCGCGATGCACTCGACGTGGCCCATGTGGGCGCGCGTTCGATGTGGGCTGCCGGACTGCGCCCGACCGACCGCGCCGTGCATTGCCTCAACTACTGCATGTGGACCGGCGGCTTCACCGACCACACCATCCTCGAAGCAACGGGCGCCGCCGTGCTGCCCTACGGCACGGGCCAGACCAGACAACTCGTCACCTCGATACGCGAACTGAAGATCACCGCCATCTCCTGCACGCCGTCGTATCCGGCCCTGTTGGAGGAAGTCCTGCGCGAACATTTCCCGGGCCTGCAGCCGCGCGACCTGGGCCTGAAACTCGGCCTGTTCGGCGGCGAGGCCGGCCTGGACAACCCCGACTTCCGCGCGCAGATGGAGGACAAGTGGGGCTTCAAGGTGCGCAATGCGAACTTCGGTCTCTCCGAGGTGCTGAGCATCATCGGCGGCCAGACCGACTGGACCAACGATCTGCTGTTCCATGGCGCCGACGTGGTCTTCGTCGAGATCATCGATCCGGTGACACTGCAGCGCCTGCCGATCGCCGAAGGCGTGACCGGCGAACTGGTCTGCACCCACCTGCGCAAGCAGTGCCAGCCACTCGTGCGTTACCGCACCCGCGACGTGGTCACCATCACCGGCGTCGCACCCGGCCCCGACGGCCGCACCGCGCCGCGTTTCCGCGTCAGTGGCCGCACCGACGACATGTTCAACGTGCGCGGCATCAACGTGTTTCCGAGCGCGGTGCGTGCGGGCATCGAGGCCCATCCCGACCTCAGCTCGGGCCAGTTCCGCATCCTGCTCGACGGCCCGGGCCCCTACGACCGCGTCGATGTACGCGCCGAAGCCGCGCTCGGCCTGCCACCCGAGGCCTGGCCCGACGCGGCCCGCGCGCTGGAGCAGGCCGTGCGCGAACGCATCGGCGCCACGGCGCTGGTGCAGATCGTGCCCTTCCAGTATTTCCCACGCACGGACGGCAAGACGCAATGGGTCGAACAAGTCAAGAAGGAGACCAAGCCATGA
- a CDS encoding sigma-54 interaction domain-containing protein, with the protein MQHIEPSTESPSHNASERIWAYLTRQFVADGLECCVVWTATQHMVWTDGAPLIIEGTPQTLSEPSDGVAKAQLEVVLNGMLARLQGIAAIGDAPDSVFVLGRRKSGGDGLHDLLKPVALLWQIALETAALVDAQAHQLREQQAIVDHITDGLLVVDRDGVVKHLNAAAGRILSLVPAESVGRKFSEMLDFEPIIAPILASGVGYQDRELIIDSPRRHLHLIDTAVPIEDRHGRVISIVNSFREIQRVRKVADKFNGSHARYTFADLIGQSEALLRAVDAAKKAARGFANVMLLGESGVGKEVFAQAIHNASERADGPFVAINCAALPRDLIESELFGYAPGSFTGARKEGRPGKFEAASGGTIFLDEISELPIDVQAKLLRVLQEREVVRVGDSRGIPIDVRLISASNRDLRAMSRLREFREDLYYRCNVIGINLPALRERPSDIPLLTNYFIAKYAGLLSRNVFGFSPEALERLHRYNWPGNVRELENAIERIVNLTEHPLVQLSDLPDELQDLVAPMAHAADPQNTISVPAVAPRSLHEVEREAIVAMLQHCGFNVTATARRLGISKPTLYAKVREHGITLERGPRAE; encoded by the coding sequence GTGCAACACATCGAGCCCTCGACCGAGTCACCGTCTCACAACGCATCAGAACGCATCTGGGCCTACCTGACGCGCCAGTTCGTCGCGGACGGGCTCGAGTGCTGCGTGGTCTGGACGGCCACGCAGCACATGGTCTGGACCGACGGGGCGCCGCTGATCATCGAAGGGACACCCCAGACGCTGAGCGAACCGAGCGATGGTGTCGCCAAGGCGCAACTCGAAGTCGTGCTGAACGGCATGCTGGCCCGGCTGCAAGGCATTGCCGCCATCGGCGACGCGCCGGATTCGGTGTTCGTGCTGGGCCGGCGCAAGTCAGGCGGCGACGGCCTGCACGATCTCCTGAAGCCCGTCGCGCTGCTCTGGCAGATCGCGCTGGAAACCGCGGCGCTGGTGGACGCACAGGCGCACCAGTTGCGCGAGCAGCAGGCCATCGTCGACCACATCACAGACGGCCTGCTGGTGGTGGACCGGGACGGCGTGGTCAAACACCTGAACGCCGCGGCCGGCCGCATCCTGAGCCTGGTGCCGGCCGAAAGCGTGGGCCGGAAGTTCAGCGAAATGCTCGACTTCGAGCCCATCATCGCGCCGATCCTGGCCAGCGGCGTGGGTTACCAGGACCGCGAACTCATCATCGATTCGCCGCGCCGGCACCTGCACCTGATCGACACCGCCGTGCCGATCGAGGACCGGCACGGCCGCGTGATCTCCATCGTCAACTCGTTCCGCGAGATCCAGCGCGTGCGCAAGGTGGCCGACAAGTTCAACGGCAGCCATGCGCGCTACACCTTTGCCGACCTGATCGGCCAGAGCGAAGCGCTGCTGCGCGCCGTGGACGCCGCGAAGAAGGCCGCGCGCGGTTTTGCCAACGTGATGCTGCTCGGCGAAAGCGGCGTGGGCAAGGAGGTGTTCGCGCAGGCCATCCACAACGCGAGTGAACGTGCCGACGGGCCGTTCGTCGCCATCAACTGCGCCGCGCTGCCGCGCGACCTCATCGAGAGCGAGCTGTTCGGTTATGCCCCTGGCAGCTTCACCGGTGCGCGCAAGGAAGGCCGGCCCGGCAAGTTCGAGGCGGCGTCTGGCGGCACCATCTTCCTCGACGAGATTTCGGAGTTGCCGATCGACGTGCAGGCGAAGCTGCTGCGTGTGCTGCAGGAGCGCGAGGTGGTACGCGTGGGCGACAGCCGTGGCATCCCCATCGACGTGCGGTTGATCTCCGCCTCGAACCGCGACCTGCGCGCCATGTCGCGGCTGCGCGAGTTCCGCGAAGACCTGTATTACCGCTGCAACGTGATCGGCATCAACCTGCCGGCGCTGCGCGAGCGGCCGAGCGACATCCCGCTGCTGACCAACTACTTCATCGCCAAATACGCCGGCCTGCTGTCGCGCAACGTGTTCGGCTTTTCGCCCGAGGCGCTGGAGCGTCTGCACCGCTACAACTGGCCGGGCAACGTGCGCGAGCTGGAAAACGCCATCGAACGCATCGTGAACCTCACCGAGCACCCGCTGGTGCAACTGAGCGATCTGCCGGATGAACTGCAGGACTTGGTTGCGCCGATGGCGCATGCCGCGGACCCACAAAACACGATATCCGTGCCGGCCGTTGCGCCACGCAGCCTGCACGAGGTCGAGCGCGAAGCCATCGTCGCCATGCTGCAGCACTGCGGCTTCAACGTGACAGCCACCGCACGCAGGCTTGGCATCTCCAAACCCACGCTGTACGCCAAGGTGCGTGAACACGGCATCACGCTGGAGCGTGGACCCAGGGCAGAGTAA